Sequence from the Kribbella aluminosa genome:
CTCGTCGCGGAGCATCTCGCCGGAGATCTCCCCGACCCGGTCGGGACCGATCGTGCCGAGGTCGGCGAACGTCTCCGGCTTCCACCACTCGTGGTTGATCACGTTCGGGTAGTCGTCGCCGAGGTGTTTGCGGAGCTGCTCCGGGCTCATCTCCGCATGGGTGCCGAGGGCAACCAAGATCGTGACCTCGCTGCCCTTCAGGGCCTGGGTGACCGCCTTCAGGAGCAGCGGGAGCGGGCAGCTGCGGGTCGCGTCCGGGACGATCACACAGACGCTGCGGCCCTCCAGCCCCGCACCGGCCAGAGCGTCACCGATGAACGCCGTCACCTCGTCCTCGGTCAGGACCTGACCCGCACCACCGATCACCGCCGCATTAGTCACACCTCGACCCTACTAAGGGGCGGCGCCGGATCACAGCTGTGACGGTTGTGGCTGACTGGTGCGCGTCCACTGCACGCCGGCGATCACGGCGTACGTGACGGCGCCGAGCGGGACTGCCCAGAACCGGAAGAACGGGAGCTGACCCGAGACCGCGGTCGCTGCGAACACCACGCCGTACGTCGCGACGCCCGCGACCGTCCCGCGCCGCCGGGAGTCGAGCGCGGTGCTCGGCAACGGACCCATGTGCCGGTCGAGCACCGTGCCGAACGCGCTCAGCCCGGCGAGTGACGTGACGATGACCAGGACGCCGCCGGGCAGGCCACCGAAGACGATCGCGACTGCGTTCAGGAACGTGATCAGCGCGAACGCGACCGCCATGTCCAGCGCACCGAACGCGAGGTGTGACCGGCGCCGGCGGCCGAGGGCGACGCCGTCGCCGGTACGGAGCGGGCCGGGTTCGCCGGTGAGGCGCTGTACGGTCAGGATCAGGCCGGCCGCGAGGACGATCAGCAGCAGTACGCCGAGGACGGACAGCACCACGGACCGGGTCGTCGACATGTACTGGTGGACCTCGCCGCCCGACACGCAGCTCGCCGACGGCGGGAACCAGCTGGTCCGCGGTACGGCGTCCATCGCCCCGGTCCTGCGCGCGCAGTCCTGACCGGGGTCGTACCAGTTCGGCTGCGACAACGTGACCACGGTCGTCCACACCAGCCCGCCGATCAGCCCCAGCCCCAGCAAAGATCCCGCCCGACGCCGCACCCAGTCCACGGCACTACCCTCTCATCCGTGGATCCGTACCTTGCTCAGCTCCGTCGCGACGTGGGTTCCCGGCTGCTGTTGCTGCCCGGCGCGCAGGTGCTGGCGATCGACGCCGCCGACCGCATCCTGTTCCAGCGCAGCCGCGACACCGGCCTGTGGGAACTCCCCGCCGGCGGCGCGGAGCCCGGCGACAGCTTCCGCAGTACGGCGACCCGCGAGTTCACGGAGGAGACCGGGCTGGTAGGCGAGCTCTCTGGACGACCCGGCTTGCTGCTGTGCCGGCCGCGCTCCGGCAGAGACCGGCCGCCTGGGGGCTGCTCTGATCAGGTGACGTCGATCAGGACCTTGCCGACGACGCCGCTCTCGACCGCGGTGTGCGCCTCGGCTGCTTGCTCGAGTGTGTAGTGGTGCAACGGGATCCCGGCCTCCGGCCCGACCCGGATCGCCCCCGCCGCGACCGCCGCCGCGACATCGCCGAGCCCGCGCGGCCGCCAGGAGTCCGGCGCCGTGTACAGCAGCACGAACTGCCAGCGCGCGTTCGGCACCATCGACGCCCGGACCGGGAGTTCCATCGTGCCGCCGCCGTCGGTCGCGTACACCGCCACCGATCCGTGCGTGGCGATCACCGCGGCGTCGATGGCCGCGTTCGCCGCCGGCGACACCTCGACGATCGTGTCGACGCCGCCCGGGGCAATCGCCCGTACCTCGGACACCACGTCCTGCTGCTTGTAGTCGATGACATGGTCCGCGCCCGCCAGTGCCGCGAGGTTGCCCTTCTCCGGGTTGCTTACGGTCGTGATCACGGTCGCGTCCGACCACCGCGCCAACTGGATCGCCGCGTTGCCCACCGCGCCCGCACCGCCGGCGACCAGCACGGTCCGCCCGGCCAGCTTGCCCGGCCCGAGATGAACCGGCCCGTCCTCGGTCACCGTCAGACAGCGATGCGCGGTCAGGAACGGTACGCCGAGCGCAGCGCCGAGGTCGTACGACGCTGTGTCCGGCAGCGGCACCACATGCCGCACCGGCACCACGGCGTACTCCTGCGCCGTACCACCCGACGGCCGTTGGTACGCCGCCTCCCAGAGCCACACGCGCCGCCCGCGGAGCCCCGCGTCGACGCCTCGCCCGACCGCGTCGACGACCCCGGACCCGTCCTGGTTCGGTACCTGCGCCGGATGCACCGGCGTACCGGCCTCACTGCCGCGGCGCGACTTCCAGTCGGTCGGGTTGACGCCCGACCGGTGGATCCGCACCCGCACCTCTCCCGCCGCCGGCTCAGGCATCGGCCTGTCCACCAGAGTCAGGACCTCGGGCTCACCGGTCACGGAGTACTCGACAGCTCGCACCCCACCGACGCTACCTCAACCGCTTGGTGAACATCAGCGCCAGCCGAGTTCGTCGAACGCCGGCGCGATCACCGGCGGATCGTCGTCCCGCAGCGGCCGACGGATTGTATAGAGGTCAGTACCTGGCCGCTATGCCGTTTAGAGTCATGGCATGACGACAAACGAGCAGGCCGTTTCCGGTGAGCGGGCGGACCTTCTGGACCTTCTCGCCACCCGTCGGCACTTCCTCCGGCACACCGCCCAGGGGTTGACCGACGAGCAGGCGAGTACTTGCAGTACCAAGAGTGAGCTGACGGTCGCCGGGTTGATCAAGCATGTGTCGACGGTCGAGCAGCACTGGGCGGAGTTCGCTCAGGGTACGGCCGACACGGCGCCGACCGAGTTCACGCCGGAGGTGATCGCCGCCTGGGCGGACCAGTTCCGCCTTGTCGAGGGCGAGACGCTCGCGGACGTGCTGGCGGAGTACGAGAAGGTCGCCGCCGCCACCGCCGACCTGGTCCGCACCCTCGACCTCGAAGCCAAGTACGAACTGCCCGCCGCCCCCTGGCAACCGCCGGGCGTCTTCTGGTCGGTGCGGATGGCCTTCCTGCACATCGCCTCCGAAACGGCCCAGCACTCCGGCCACGCGGACATCATCCGCGAAACCATCGACGGTCAGAAGACCATGGGCTGACCCAACGAACATGAGCGCCAGGAGATTCTCCTGGCGCTTCGAAACCTTTGGTCGTCGTGCTGCATCGTGGTTTGTAAGGGGAGAGACAAACCTCGGTGAGCTGACCGCCCCCATGGAAATCCGTGGGCCACCGATGGTCCGGTGTGCCGCGTCGCGGTGCGCCTGTCCGCTCAGGAGACCGTCGCCGGTGTCCGGGGACGGTGGGGGAGGCACAACTTCATGCGATTCAGGGGAACGGCCGGTCTGGCCGTGGGGATCGCTGTTCTGCTGCTGGGGGCAGCGACAGCAGAAGGTGCGACGCGGACGCCGGGGGACAACCCGGGCATCCGGATCGTGCCCGGGCCGGAGGAGCCGGGCGAGGCCCAGTTCGTACCGGGCGCGAGCAACGTCGTACCCGCGAACGCGGCGCCGGCGACGGACATCGGCAGGACGCAGATGAAGGCCCAGGCAGTCGCGGCACCGTTCTACGCGTGTCCCGGGTTCAGCGGGCTGGAGGCAACGAACCCGTTGGCGAATCTGTACGCCGACAAGTTCGCCTGGGGTCCTTACGCGGCGTACAAGGTCGGTAACGGTGGCGGGAACATCAACTGGTCGCTGAACCCGTACAAGAACGCCAGCTGGTACATGTGGTTCCACTCGCTGCGCTGGCTCGGGCAGGGGATCATTGCCGCCGGCAAGGGTGATCTGGCCGCGCTGACCCGGGTGAACACGATCGCGTACGACTGGTACCGCGACAACCCGTACTCGTGGAAGGCGAACGTCGGCGCGTGGGAGTCCACCATGCACCGCACCAACGTCCTGAACTGCCTGCGCCAGGCGATCATGTCCGGCTTGCAGGTCACGACTCTGCCGACGCGCTACGCCTGGGTGGATGCCGCGCTGCTGAGCCACGCCCGCTTCCTCACGAACTACTGGAGCGGCGCGTGGAACCACGGCACCGACGAGAGCATCGCGCTCTTCGGCGTCGGCTGCGCACTTGGCCGGACCGACTACGAGAACCTCGCCCAGCAACGCCTCGCGGCCGGGATCACCACGTCGATCGACGCACAGGGGTCGACCAACGAACAGTCGACCGGGTACGCGTCCTTCAACTACTCGCTCTGGGGCCGTGCGATCACGGTCCTGCAGAACTGCGGCGTCGATCCCGGTACGACGATCGCGACCCGGCGCGCGCTACTCGCCAAATGGTTGACGCTGGCAACGAATTCGCTCGGCAAGCTCCATCAGCTCGGCGACACCGAAGTACAGGCGACATACCCGTGGACGGGGACGCCCCTGGAGTACGCCGGTTCGCTCGGAGCCACGGGCACGGTGCCGCCGTGGCGGGTCGGGGTCTACTCGGCCGGGTACGTGTTCGGGCGGACGGGCTGGGGGACCGATCCGGCGCGCGGGTTCGCGGGCGAATCGACGTACAGCATCAGGTACGGCGCGGCGCGGGCGTTCCACGGGCACTTCGACCACACGAGCATCACCTACACCTCGCGTGGGCGGGACATCATCGTGGACGGCGGGTACGCGGCGTACAACGCCGGGGCGTATCGGACCTGGGCCGTCAGCCCGAGTGCGCACAGTGCCATGACGACGCCGATGTCGACGTACCTGAATCCGGTGACGCGGCTGACTGCTTCGGCGGTGAAGGATACGTCGGAGTCGTACGTGTTCACCGACGCGCCGGGGAGTGGGATCAGCCGCGCCCGCTCGGTGCTGGTGCTGAAGGATCCGGACCTGCTCGTCGTGTGGGACCGAGCCTCGGCGAAGACCGCGCAGGCGTTCCAGACGTTGTGGCACCTCCCGCCGGACCAGCGCGCGACCGTCTACTCACGGACGACCGCCGTGGCGATGGCGCCGGGCGACTCGACCAGGACGATCCTGTTCCAGGTGCCGTTCAAGCAGGCACTCCCGGCCGGCGCGATCCTGGTCAAGCAGGCCCAGACCAACCCGATCCAGGGCTGGTACTACCCGACCAGCTACAACCGCCAGTCCGCCCCAACGCTCATGCTGGCCCGGGCCGGCAAGACGGCGTCGATCCTGTCCTTCGTCGTCCCCGTCCGATCCACCGGCACGGTCACGTACTCCGTCCGCCAGTCCGGTACGACGTTCATCGTCAACCTCAACGTGGCCGGCCAAAAGACCGCGATAGCCATCTCCGCCGGCGGCTCCCTCTACCGCGCCGGCTGACAGACGCGGGGCGCCTTCAACAAGAGGCGCCCCGGACCGTCACGACGTCTCCGGCCGTTTCCTGGGAACCTGGAAGCGGTGCACCTGCTGCGGCCAGCCGCACGCCTCGGCGATCTTCCCCGCCCAGTGCCGTGCCGCCTCCTCGTCGGCCACATCCAGGACGGCGAACCCGCCCAGGTGCTCCTTCGACTCGACGTACGGCCCGTCTGTGAACATCGGCGTACCGCTGGAAGCATCCACGCTGAACACCGGCGCCTCCGGATCCAGCCCACCGGTGAAGATCAGCACACCGACCTCCCGCATCTCCGCCAGCAACGGCCGCAACCCCTTGGACTTCGCCGCCAGCTCCGCATCCGTATGCTCCGGCACCCACTCGTCATTGAACGCAACGAGGTACTCAGCCATAACACCCTCCTCCACAGGCAGCCCAACGCCGCCCTTCCACCCTCACCACGAACGCCACAACCCCAATCCGACAACTCACCCTACGACGGGGTGAACATCTCGTTGGCCGTACGCCACCTGGCCGGGCGACTACAAGCTCAGCTGTCGGCCGGGAACGGTGCGCCGGTGTTGCTGTGGCAGCGGTAGCCGTTGGGGTTTTTGTGGAGGTACTGCTGGTGGTGGTCCTCCGCGTAGTAGAACGTGGTTGCGGGGGCTATTTCGGTGGTGATGTCGTCGTAGCCGAGGGGCTTGATGACGGGGGCGTAGAGGTTGCGGGTGCGTTCGGCTTCGGCGCGCTGGGCGTCGGTGGTGTAGTAGACGGCCGAGCGGTACTGCGAGCCGAGGTCGTTGCCCTGGCGCATGCCCTGGGTCGGATCGTGGGTTTCCCAGAAGACCTTCAGGAGGTTCGTGAAGGTGGTCTTGGTGGGGTCGTAGACGACCCGGACGGCCTCCGCGTGACCGGTGCGGGCCGGTGCAGACCTCTTCGTACGTCGGGTTTGGGGTGTAACCGCCCGCGTACCCGACGGCCGTGGTGTAGACGCCCGGCTGCTGCCAGAAGATCTCCTCGGTGCCCCAGAAGCATCCAGTACCGAACCAGACCTCCTCGAACCCCTCGGGCGCGGCGGCGGTCTGCGGCGTGCGCAGGACGATGTTCTCGTCCGGTACGGCGAAGCCGCGGGTGGGCCGGCCGGGCAGCGCGGCCTGCGGCTCGACCATGGCGGTGTTGCGGGTGAAGAACGACATTCTCACGCCTCTCGCAGTCTGACTCTCATAGTCTCGCAACGCCTCCCGCAGGGCGAACCTTCCCCGCACCCCTTACGGCGTCATGACGTCCGGGATGCGTACCGACGAACGGGCAGTGGTCGGCGGCGGCGAGCGACGTCACGCGGCGACACGACGGCAAGGGGCGGCCGGAGGCCACCACTGCCCGTCCTTCGGTACGGCATCACGCGATCATCACCCCAGTCCGCCTGGTGGGGCCCGCGGTGGTCAGGGAGGTGTACGACGCCGCCAGCCGCCGTACGCCGTCCCGGAGGGCGTCCTCGTCCAGCGTGAAGGGGAGGCGGATGAAGGACTCGAGGCCGCCGTCGGGGGAGAAGCGGGAGCCGGCGACGAGGAGGGCGCCGTTGCGCTGGGCGACGCCAACGAGGCTGGAGCCGACCGGCTCGGGAAGCTCGCACCACAGGGACAGCCCGCCGGACGGCAGCCGGAACTTCCACGACGGGAGCTCCTCCGCTACGGCGGAAGCAAGCGCGTCCCGTCGACGGGCCAGCGACGTACGGCGGTCCGGGAGGAGCGTGGAGCGCCGCCGGAGCAGATCCGCGACCACGAGCTGCTCCAGCACCGGCGCCCCGAGATCCAGCGACGCCCGCGCGTCCAGCACCCGGGCCACCAGCGCCGCCGGCACCCGCATCCACCCGATCCGCAGCCCGCCCCAGAACGACTTGCTCACCGACCCCACGGTGATCACCCCGTCCGGGTCGTACGCCGCGAACGGCGGCGGCATCTCCTGCCCGTCCA
This genomic interval carries:
- a CDS encoding NUDIX domain-containing protein, translated to MDPYLAQLRRDVGSRLLLLPGAQVLAIDAADRILFQRSRDTGLWELPAGGAEPGDSFRSTATREFTEETGLVGELSGRPGLLLCRPRSGRDRPPGGCSDQVTSIRTLPTTPLSTAVCASAACSSV
- a CDS encoding NADPH:quinone reductase, with product MRAVEYSVTGEPEVLTLVDRPMPEPAAGEVRVRIHRSGVNPTDWKSRRGSEAGTPVHPAQVPNQDGSGVVDAVGRGVDAGLRGRRVWLWEAAYQRPSGGTAQEYAVVPVRHVVPLPDTASYDLGAALGVPFLTAHRCLTVTEDGPVHLGPGKLAGRTVLVAGGAGAVGNAAIQLARWSDATVITTVSNPEKGNLAALAGADHVIDYKQQDVVSEVRAIAPGGVDTIVEVSPAANAAIDAAVIATHGSVAVYATDGGGTMELPVRASMVPNARWQFVLLYTAPDSWRPRGLGDVAAAVAAGAIRVGPEAGIPLHHYTLEQAAEAHTAVESGVVGKVLIDVT
- a CDS encoding DinB family protein, with translation MTTNEQAVSGERADLLDLLATRRHFLRHTAQGLTDEQASTCSTKSELTVAGLIKHVSTVEQHWAEFAQGTADTAPTEFTPEVIAAWADQFRLVEGETLADVLAEYEKVAAATADLVRTLDLEAKYELPAAPWQPPGVFWSVRMAFLHIASETAQHSGHADIIRETIDGQKTMG
- a CDS encoding heparinase II/III domain-containing protein — translated: MRFRGTAGLAVGIAVLLLGAATAEGATRTPGDNPGIRIVPGPEEPGEAQFVPGASNVVPANAAPATDIGRTQMKAQAVAAPFYACPGFSGLEATNPLANLYADKFAWGPYAAYKVGNGGGNINWSLNPYKNASWYMWFHSLRWLGQGIIAAGKGDLAALTRVNTIAYDWYRDNPYSWKANVGAWESTMHRTNVLNCLRQAIMSGLQVTTLPTRYAWVDAALLSHARFLTNYWSGAWNHGTDESIALFGVGCALGRTDYENLAQQRLAAGITTSIDAQGSTNEQSTGYASFNYSLWGRAITVLQNCGVDPGTTIATRRALLAKWLTLATNSLGKLHQLGDTEVQATYPWTGTPLEYAGSLGATGTVPPWRVGVYSAGYVFGRTGWGTDPARGFAGESTYSIRYGAARAFHGHFDHTSITYTSRGRDIIVDGGYAAYNAGAYRTWAVSPSAHSAMTTPMSTYLNPVTRLTASAVKDTSESYVFTDAPGSGISRARSVLVLKDPDLLVVWDRASAKTAQAFQTLWHLPPDQRATVYSRTTAVAMAPGDSTRTILFQVPFKQALPAGAILVKQAQTNPIQGWYYPTSYNRQSAPTLMLARAGKTASILSFVVPVRSTGTVTYSVRQSGTTFIVNLNVAGQKTAIAISAGGSLYRAG
- a CDS encoding YciI family protein, which codes for MAEYLVAFNDEWVPEHTDAELAAKSKGLRPLLAEMREVGVLIFTGGLDPEAPVFSVDASSGTPMFTDGPYVESKEHLGGFAVLDVADEEAARHWAGKIAEACGWPQQVHRFQVPRKRPETS